From a single Hymenobacter sp. YIM 151500-1 genomic region:
- a CDS encoding OmpA family protein has product MKHLYRSIRWAVGGLVLLTPVVAAAQTAERRTSIGITANALQYQGRFGSDFWKWDQNQYAPGLVINQYLGRGLDINTQLFYAELKGRSAPTRFFATTLVNANASLKLKLNNGWALKENAVVQPYLLAGTGLAYVSRTGQADTVRVDNQQSFLDLHAGAGISLRLGPVVSLFVQSSQHRPRHARFDGLPNPAGRADQLWQHAAGLTFSLGQAPDADEDGVPDREDKCPGTLAYVSVDERGCPPDADQDGVPDFQDQCPDQAGNFSLGGCPDADDDTVPDAEDACPNEAGSIALQGCPDTDQDGVPDKDDLCLDTPAGAAVDAKGCTVGTATTTTPPTAPANDPDNDGVTGAADRCPASPGPAANRGCPELKAEARTLLREATRRIGFELNRATLLPSSYAVLDSLAQLLRRYPDYSLSIAGHTDSRGPAAYNLRLSRERAAAARQYLIAQGVSAARVEGRGYAARHPLASNATDAGRARNRRVEFDLFLTGDPNAAQVKYGPEPTAAAAAPARKKASKKPTARKARTKAQKRPVPGKGKKAGRRPPGQSSRHDQPKW; this is encoded by the coding sequence ATGAAGCACTTGTATCGGAGCATTCGTTGGGCGGTGGGTGGCTTGGTTCTGCTCACGCCCGTAGTAGCCGCCGCCCAAACTGCTGAGCGGCGCACCAGCATTGGCATTACCGCCAACGCCTTGCAGTACCAGGGCCGCTTCGGCTCCGACTTCTGGAAGTGGGACCAGAACCAGTACGCGCCCGGCCTGGTTATCAACCAGTATCTGGGCCGCGGGCTGGACATAAACACGCAGCTATTCTACGCTGAGCTGAAAGGTCGCAGCGCGCCCACCCGGTTTTTTGCCACCACCCTCGTCAATGCCAATGCCAGCCTGAAGCTGAAGCTCAACAATGGCTGGGCCCTGAAAGAAAACGCCGTGGTGCAGCCTTACCTGCTGGCTGGTACCGGCCTGGCCTACGTGAGCCGCACGGGGCAGGCCGACACCGTGCGCGTCGACAACCAGCAGAGCTTTCTGGACCTGCACGCCGGGGCCGGCATCAGCCTGCGCCTGGGGCCGGTGGTGAGCCTTTTTGTGCAAAGCAGCCAGCACCGCCCCCGCCACGCCCGCTTCGACGGCCTGCCAAACCCCGCGGGGCGTGCCGACCAGCTGTGGCAGCACGCCGCCGGGCTGACCTTCAGCCTGGGCCAGGCTCCCGACGCCGATGAAGACGGCGTGCCCGACCGGGAAGACAAATGCCCTGGCACGCTTGCCTACGTGAGCGTGGACGAGCGCGGGTGCCCGCCCGATGCCGACCAGGACGGCGTACCCGACTTCCAGGACCAGTGCCCCGACCAGGCCGGCAACTTCAGTCTCGGCGGCTGCCCCGATGCCGACGACGACACCGTGCCCGACGCCGAAGACGCCTGCCCCAACGAAGCCGGCTCTATCGCCCTGCAAGGCTGCCCCGACACCGACCAGGACGGCGTGCCCGACAAAGACGACCTGTGCCTGGACACACCCGCTGGCGCGGCCGTAGACGCAAAAGGCTGCACCGTGGGCACTGCCACCACCACCACGCCCCCAACCGCCCCCGCCAACGACCCTGACAACGACGGCGTGACCGGCGCCGCCGACCGGTGCCCCGCCAGCCCCGGCCCGGCTGCCAACCGCGGCTGCCCGGAACTGAAAGCGGAAGCGCGCACCCTGCTGCGCGAAGCCACCCGCCGCATCGGGTTCGAGCTGAACCGGGCCACGCTGCTGCCCTCGTCGTATGCCGTGCTCGACAGCCTGGCCCAGCTGCTGCGCCGCTACCCCGACTACTCGCTCAGCATTGCCGGCCACACCGACAGCCGCGGTCCGGCCGCTTACAACCTGCGCCTTTCCCGCGAGCGGGCCGCCGCCGCCCGGCAGTACCTAATAGCCCAGGGCGTATCGGCCGCGCGCGTGGAAGGCCGCGGCTATGCCGCCCGCCACCCCCTGGCCTCCAACGCCACCGACGCCGGCCGCGCCCGCAACCGCCGCGTCGAGTTTGACCTGTTCCTGACCGGTGACCCCAACGCCGCCCAGGTCAAGTACGGCCCCGAGCCCACGGCCGCCGCCGCGGCGCCCGCCCGGAAAAAAGCGTCAAAGAAGCCTACAGCCCGAAAAGCGCGAACCAAAGCACAAAAGCGGCCGGTACCCGGCAAAGGCAAAAAGGCCGGTCGGCGCCCTCCTGGACAGAGCAGCAGGCACGACCAGCCCAAATGGTAG